One part of the Arabidopsis thaliana chromosome 1 sequence genome encodes these proteins:
- a CDS encoding ATP-dependent protease La (LON) domain protein (ATP-dependent protease La (LON) domain protein; FUNCTIONS IN: ATP-dependent peptidase activity; INVOLVED IN: proteolysis; LOCATED IN: chloroplast; EXPRESSED IN: 22 plant structures; EXPRESSED DURING: 14 growth stages; CONTAINS InterPro DOMAIN/s: Peptidase S16, lon N-terminal (InterPro:IPR003111); Has 24 Blast hits to 24 proteins in 11 species: Archae - 0; Bacteria - 0; Metazoa - 0; Fungi - 0; Plants - 24; Viruses - 0; Other Eukaryotes - 0 (source: NCBI BLink).), translating into MKRKKNMFVHFILDPISISETATEASFAARYGCLVLIENVERLDVGALVSIRGAGRVKISRFLGADPYLSGEVRPIQDRMNYESSNELTSKISQLKESIKNLNSLEIKLKAPADSPLQTRLINSLNWAEDEPPVDFDESFVPSLQERLSFSAFQPISGSTKSELSRLQQEKIKAMDMKDTIERLELSMGLIKENISSIAAKLAIQSLDIR; encoded by the exons atgaagagaaagaagaatatgttTGTTCATTTCATTCTAGATCCTATTTCGATTAGTGAGACTGCAACAGAAGCTTCTTTTGCTGCTAGATATGGTTGCTTGGTACTTATTGAAAAC GTTGAGAGATTGGATGTTGGTGCACTTGTTTCGATAAGAGGCGCGGGTCGTGTGAAGATTTCGAGGTTTTTAGGG GCAGATCCTTACTTGTCCGGAGAGGTCAGACCAATACAGGATCGTATGAATTATGAGAGCAGCAATGAATTAACCTCAAAAATCTCCCAGCTGAAGGAATCTATTAAAAATCTTAACAGCTTGGAGATCAAACTTAAG GCTCCAGCAGACTCGCCGCTACAAACTCGTCTCATTAACTCTCTAAACTGGGCTGAAGATGAGCCGCCGGTCGACTTTGACGAATCATTCGTACCTTCTCTCCAAGAACGTCTATCATTTTCAGCATTTCAACCCATCTCTG GATCGACGAAGTCGGAACTATCAAGGTTacaacaagagaaaataaaagcaatGGATATGAAAGATACAATAGAGAGATTAGAACTCTCAATGGGACTCATAAAGGAGAACATCTCCTCAATTGCAGCCAAACTCGCTATCCAATCCTTGGATATTCGCTAA
- a CDS encoding ATP-dependent protease La (LON) domain protein (ATP-dependent protease La (LON) domain protein; FUNCTIONS IN: ATP-dependent peptidase activity; INVOLVED IN: proteolysis; LOCATED IN: chloroplast; EXPRESSED IN: 22 plant structures; EXPRESSED DURING: 14 growth stages; CONTAINS InterPro DOMAIN/s: Peptidase S16, lon N-terminal (InterPro:IPR003111); Has 216 Blast hits to 216 proteins in 83 species: Archae - 0; Bacteria - 95; Metazoa - 1; Fungi - 14; Plants - 53; Viruses - 0; Other Eukaryotes - 53 (source: NCBI BLink).) produces MLFSTAELNGESLNPITAIHIFPMTSTLISSNLSSSFFPTQNIHRIRIPTTSIPGSFNIRARRSKIVAKSLDLPLLPFSMSEVLVPTESKTLHLYEARYLALLEESMKRKKNMFVHFILDPISISETATEASFAARYGCLVLIENVERLDVGALVSIRGAGRVKISRFLGADPYLSGEVRPIQDRMNYESSNELTSKISQLKESIKNLNSLEIKLKAPADSPLQTRLINSLNWAEDEPPVDFDESFVPSLQERLSFSAFQPISGSTKSELSRLQQEKIKAMDMKDTIERLELSMGLIKENISSIAAKLAIQSLDIR; encoded by the exons atgcTATTTTCTACGGCTGAGCTTAACGGAGAATCCCTGAATCCGATTACTGCGATTCACATTTTCCCGATGACTTCCACTCTAATCTCCTCAAacctctcttcctctttcttcccAACCCAAAATATCCACCGAATTCGAATCCCGACGACTTCAATTCCCGGAAGTTTCAACATTCGCGCACGCCGTTCAAAAATCGTCGCCAAATCTCTcgatcttcctcttcttccttttagCATGAGCGAG GTTCTTGTACCAACGGAGAGTAAAACTTTGCATTTATATGAAGCTAGGTACTTAGCTTTACTCGAAGAG tctatgaagagaaagaagaatatgttTGTTCATTTCATTCTAGATCCTATTTCGATTAGTGAGACTGCAACAGAAGCTTCTTTTGCTGCTAGATATGGTTGCTTGGTACTTATTGAAAAC GTTGAGAGATTGGATGTTGGTGCACTTGTTTCGATAAGAGGCGCGGGTCGTGTGAAGATTTCGAGGTTTTTAGGG GCAGATCCTTACTTGTCCGGAGAGGTCAGACCAATACAGGATCGTATGAATTATGAGAGCAGCAATGAATTAACCTCAAAAATCTCCCAGCTGAAGGAATCTATTAAAAATCTTAACAGCTTGGAGATCAAACTTAAG GCTCCAGCAGACTCGCCGCTACAAACTCGTCTCATTAACTCTCTAAACTGGGCTGAAGATGAGCCGCCGGTCGACTTTGACGAATCATTCGTACCTTCTCTCCAAGAACGTCTATCATTTTCAGCATTTCAACCCATCTCTG GATCGACGAAGTCGGAACTATCAAGGTTacaacaagagaaaataaaagcaatGGATATGAAAGATACAATAGAGAGATTAGAACTCTCAATGGGACTCATAAAGGAGAACATCTCCTCAATTGCAGCCAAACTCGCTATCCAATCCTTGGATATTCGCTAA
- a CDS encoding ATP-dependent protease La (LON) domain protein: MLFSTAELNGESLNPITAIHIFPMTSTLISSNLSSSFFPTQNIHRIRIPTTSIPGSFNIRARRSKIVAKSLDLPLLPFSMSEVLVPTESKTLHLYEARYLALLEESMKRKKNMFVHFILDPISISETATEASFAARYGCLVLIENVERLDVGALVSIRGAGRVKISRFLGADPYLSGEVRPIQDRMNYESSNELTSKISQLKESIKNLNSLEIKLKVEKILLLHRVLLGNNTNDNIRPRGCVYCIY; the protein is encoded by the exons atgcTATTTTCTACGGCTGAGCTTAACGGAGAATCCCTGAATCCGATTACTGCGATTCACATTTTCCCGATGACTTCCACTCTAATCTCCTCAAacctctcttcctctttcttcccAACCCAAAATATCCACCGAATTCGAATCCCGACGACTTCAATTCCCGGAAGTTTCAACATTCGCGCACGCCGTTCAAAAATCGTCGCCAAATCTCTcgatcttcctcttcttccttttagCATGAGCGAG GTTCTTGTACCAACGGAGAGTAAAACTTTGCATTTATATGAAGCTAGGTACTTAGCTTTACTCGAAGAG tctatgaagagaaagaagaatatgttTGTTCATTTCATTCTAGATCCTATTTCGATTAGTGAGACTGCAACAGAAGCTTCTTTTGCTGCTAGATATGGTTGCTTGGTACTTATTGAAAAC GTTGAGAGATTGGATGTTGGTGCACTTGTTTCGATAAGAGGCGCGGGTCGTGTGAAGATTTCGAGGTTTTTAGGG GCAGATCCTTACTTGTCCGGAGAGGTCAGACCAATACAGGATCGTATGAATTATGAGAGCAGCAATGAATTAACCTCAAAAATCTCCCAGCTGAAGGAATCTATTAAAAATCTTAACAGCTTGGAGATCAAACTTAAGGTAGAAAAAATCCTTCTCCTTCATCGTGTTTTACTTGGAAACAACACAAATGATAACATTCGTCCTCGTGGATGTGTTTATTGCATATACTAA
- a CDS encoding ATP-dependent protease La (LON) domain protein (ATP-dependent protease La (LON) domain protein; FUNCTIONS IN: ATP-dependent peptidase activity; INVOLVED IN: proteolysis; EXPRESSED IN: 22 plant structures; EXPRESSED DURING: 14 growth stages; CONTAINS InterPro DOMAIN/s: Peptidase S16, lon N-terminal (InterPro:IPR003111).): protein MLFSTAELNGESLNPITAIHIFPMTSTLISSNLSSSFFPTQNIHRIRIPTTSIPGSFNIRARRSKIVAKSLDLPLLPFSMSEVLVPTESKTLHLYEARYLALLEESMKRKKNMFVHFILDPISISETATEASFAARYGCLVERLDVGALVSIRGAGRVKISRFLGADPYLSGEVRPIQDRMNYESSNELTSKISQLKESIKNLNSLEIKLKAPADSPLQTRLINSLNWAEDEPPVDFDESFVPSLQERLSFSAFQPISGSTKSELSRLQQEKIKAMDMKDTIERLELSMGLIKENISSIAAKLAIQSLDIR from the exons atgcTATTTTCTACGGCTGAGCTTAACGGAGAATCCCTGAATCCGATTACTGCGATTCACATTTTCCCGATGACTTCCACTCTAATCTCCTCAAacctctcttcctctttcttcccAACCCAAAATATCCACCGAATTCGAATCCCGACGACTTCAATTCCCGGAAGTTTCAACATTCGCGCACGCCGTTCAAAAATCGTCGCCAAATCTCTcgatcttcctcttcttccttttagCATGAGCGAG GTTCTTGTACCAACGGAGAGTAAAACTTTGCATTTATATGAAGCTAGGTACTTAGCTTTACTCGAAGAG tctatgaagagaaagaagaatatgttTGTTCATTTCATTCTAGATCCTATTTCGATTAGTGAGACTGCAACAGAAGCTTCTTTTGCTGCTAGATATGGTTGCTTG GTTGAGAGATTGGATGTTGGTGCACTTGTTTCGATAAGAGGCGCGGGTCGTGTGAAGATTTCGAGGTTTTTAGGG GCAGATCCTTACTTGTCCGGAGAGGTCAGACCAATACAGGATCGTATGAATTATGAGAGCAGCAATGAATTAACCTCAAAAATCTCCCAGCTGAAGGAATCTATTAAAAATCTTAACAGCTTGGAGATCAAACTTAAG GCTCCAGCAGACTCGCCGCTACAAACTCGTCTCATTAACTCTCTAAACTGGGCTGAAGATGAGCCGCCGGTCGACTTTGACGAATCATTCGTACCTTCTCTCCAAGAACGTCTATCATTTTCAGCATTTCAACCCATCTCTG GATCGACGAAGTCGGAACTATCAAGGTTacaacaagagaaaataaaagcaatGGATATGAAAGATACAATAGAGAGATTAGAACTCTCAATGGGACTCATAAAGGAGAACATCTCCTCAATTGCAGCCAAACTCGCTATCCAATCCTTGGATATTCGCTAA
- a CDS encoding ATP-dependent protease La (LON) domain protein (ATP-dependent protease La (LON) domain protein; FUNCTIONS IN: ATP-dependent peptidase activity; INVOLVED IN: proteolysis; LOCATED IN: chloroplast; EXPRESSED IN: 22 plant structures; EXPRESSED DURING: 14 growth stages; CONTAINS InterPro DOMAIN/s: Peptidase S16, lon N-terminal (InterPro:IPR003111); Has 35333 Blast hits to 34131 proteins in 2444 species: Archae - 798; Bacteria - 22429; Metazoa - 974; Fungi - 991; Plants - 531; Viruses - 0; Other Eukaryotes - 9610 (source: NCBI BLink).) gives MLFSTAELNGESLNPITAIHIFPMTSTLISSNLSSSFFPTQNIHRIRIPTTSIPGSFNIRARRSKIVAKSLDLPLLPFSMSEVLVPTESKTLHLYEARYLALLEESMKRKKNMFVHFILDPISISETATEASFAARYGCLVLIENVERLDVGALVSIRGAGRVKISRFLGADPYLSGEVRPIQDRMNYESSNELTSKISQLKESIKNLNSLEIKLKAPADSPLQTRLINSLNWAEDEPPVDFDESFVPSLQERLSFSAFQPISGNFTYFHYRVFMFQEDFQVSAIRFYITVHKSILFLWKCADFCESERVNSEK, from the exons atgcTATTTTCTACGGCTGAGCTTAACGGAGAATCCCTGAATCCGATTACTGCGATTCACATTTTCCCGATGACTTCCACTCTAATCTCCTCAAacctctcttcctctttcttcccAACCCAAAATATCCACCGAATTCGAATCCCGACGACTTCAATTCCCGGAAGTTTCAACATTCGCGCACGCCGTTCAAAAATCGTCGCCAAATCTCTcgatcttcctcttcttccttttagCATGAGCGAG GTTCTTGTACCAACGGAGAGTAAAACTTTGCATTTATATGAAGCTAGGTACTTAGCTTTACTCGAAGAG tctatgaagagaaagaagaatatgttTGTTCATTTCATTCTAGATCCTATTTCGATTAGTGAGACTGCAACAGAAGCTTCTTTTGCTGCTAGATATGGTTGCTTGGTACTTATTGAAAAC GTTGAGAGATTGGATGTTGGTGCACTTGTTTCGATAAGAGGCGCGGGTCGTGTGAAGATTTCGAGGTTTTTAGGG GCAGATCCTTACTTGTCCGGAGAGGTCAGACCAATACAGGATCGTATGAATTATGAGAGCAGCAATGAATTAACCTCAAAAATCTCCCAGCTGAAGGAATCTATTAAAAATCTTAACAGCTTGGAGATCAAACTTAAG GCTCCAGCAGACTCGCCGCTACAAACTCGTCTCATTAACTCTCTAAACTGGGCTGAAGATGAGCCGCCGGTCGACTTTGACGAATCATTCGTACCTTCTCTCCAAGAACGTCTATCATTTTCAGCATTTCAACCCATCTCTGGTAATTTCACATATTTTCACTATCgtgtttttatgtttcaaGAAGATTTTCAGGTTTCAGCTATCAGATTTTACATCACAGTTCACAAATCCATTTTATTCCTTTGGAAGTGTGCTGATTTCTGTGAGTCCGAGAGAGTTAATAGCGAAAAATAG